The Sediminispirochaeta smaragdinae DSM 11293 genome has a segment encoding these proteins:
- a CDS encoding GNAT family N-acetyltransferase yields MNISWRFEQSTIDWQALSDLYRIAPLGTKEPERLKITFGNSMFTCFAFDNDELIGAGRALADGADCSYICDIALHPDYQGHGLGKQIVQHLINQSKGHKKIILYANPGKEGFYAKLGFKKMNTAMAIFENEDAMIANGTIAS; encoded by the coding sequence ATGAATATATCATGGAGATTCGAACAATCCACAATTGATTGGCAAGCGTTGTCCGATCTGTATAGAATTGCTCCTCTTGGTACAAAGGAACCGGAAAGACTAAAAATCACTTTCGGCAATAGCATGTTTACATGTTTTGCCTTTGACAACGATGAACTTATTGGGGCAGGCAGGGCCCTGGCGGACGGTGCCGACTGTTCCTATATCTGCGATATTGCCTTACACCCCGATTACCAGGGACATGGTTTAGGGAAACAAATAGTGCAGCACCTAATCAACCAATCAAAAGGACATAAAAAAATCATCCTTTATGCAAATCCCGGAAAAGAAGGCTTTTACGCAAAACTCGGCTTTAAAAAGATGAATACGGCAATGGCCATTTTCGAAAATGAAGATGCAATGATAGCAAATGGGACGATCGCTTCCTAA
- a CDS encoding CD3072 family TudS-related putative desulfidase yields MTKILFVSHCILNTASKVELFCEEEMEKEENLRRLFLKQAIEAGFQLVQLPCPEFLLYGPQRWGHVSDQFDNTFFRNYSDAFLAPYIDQIKEYHSHPEKFKIAGVVGIDGSPSCGVTYTCKSARWKGDFSGRENVDAIIDSVTLEKGNGIFIRELRRLLEKEGLQVPVVGLFADEPQRLFDLLERA; encoded by the coding sequence ATGACCAAGATACTGTTTGTTTCGCATTGCATTCTGAATACCGCCTCCAAGGTGGAACTTTTTTGTGAAGAAGAGATGGAAAAGGAAGAAAACCTCCGTCGCCTCTTTCTCAAACAGGCGATAGAGGCGGGTTTCCAACTCGTCCAGTTGCCTTGTCCTGAATTCCTCTTATACGGTCCTCAGCGATGGGGCCATGTCAGTGATCAGTTTGACAATACCTTCTTCCGCAATTACAGCGATGCCTTTCTTGCCCCCTACATCGATCAAATCAAGGAATATCATTCCCACCCTGAGAAGTTCAAGATCGCAGGTGTTGTCGGCATCGACGGCAGTCCCAGTTGCGGTGTTACCTACACCTGCAAGAGCGCTCGTTGGAAAGGTGATTTCTCAGGCAGAGAAAATGTTGATGCGATCATCGATTCCGTTACCCTTGAGAAGGGGAACGGCATTTTCATCCGTGAGCTGCGCAGGCTCCTTGAGAAAGAGGGGTTGCAGGTCCCAGTGGTAGGTCTTTTTGCCGACGAGCCACAAAGATTGTTCGACCTGCTGGAAAGAGCATAA
- a CDS encoding class I SAM-dependent methyltransferase: MMIDKNYTELNALVIDRWVNTGWEWGTPISHEIFSQAQNNSWSVVLTPTKPVPKEWFCDFKGAKVLGLASGGGQQIPIFAALGADCTVLDYSEKQLNNERIVAAREKYEVELVRADMTQPFPFDDDSFDLIFHPVSNSYIKDVLPVWKECYRVLKNGGVLLAGLDNGFNYLFDDDEKEIIHRLPFDPLENEELYEYSLKNDWGIQFSHTIEEQIGGQLKAGFMLTDIYQDTNGEGNLHAYNVPTFYATRAVKKV; the protein is encoded by the coding sequence ATGATGATAGATAAAAACTATACAGAGCTTAATGCGCTTGTTATTGATAGATGGGTTAATACAGGCTGGGAATGGGGAACACCAATCAGCCATGAAATATTTTCTCAGGCACAGAATAATTCGTGGTCGGTGGTATTGACGCCTACCAAACCCGTCCCCAAAGAGTGGTTCTGCGACTTTAAAGGAGCAAAAGTCCTTGGATTGGCTTCGGGTGGGGGACAGCAAATTCCTATCTTTGCAGCATTGGGGGCTGACTGTACCGTATTGGACTATTCGGAAAAACAGTTGAACAATGAAAGAATTGTTGCAGCAAGAGAAAAGTATGAAGTTGAACTTGTACGGGCCGACATGACACAACCATTTCCTTTTGATGATGATTCCTTTGATCTTATCTTTCATCCGGTATCAAATTCGTATATAAAAGATGTCCTTCCGGTATGGAAAGAGTGCTATAGGGTCCTGAAAAACGGAGGAGTGCTCCTGGCAGGATTGGACAATGGATTCAACTATCTTTTTGATGATGATGAAAAGGAAATAATACACAGGCTCCCTTTCGACCCGCTGGAAAATGAAGAATTGTATGAGTACTCGTTAAAGAATGATTGGGGAATCCAATTCTCTCATACTATTGAGGAACAAATCGGAGGGCAATTGAAAGCAGGTTTTATGTTGACGGATATTTATCAGGATACAAATGGCGAAGGGAATCTACATGCATATAATGTTCCAACGTTCTATGCAACGCGAGCCGTAAAAAAGGTATAA
- a CDS encoding energy-coupling factor transporter transmembrane component T: protein MDVKRRYLNKLYPITKLLYLLLFSILSIIVPSWWYSYILFIFLVLFAATGDSIKVFMKKIARSVLFLFILIFALQTLFRPGQYIIFHLWIFAAKWEGIFYALNLCGILLVIASSFILFFQTTQMQDLILSLEASGFSHTASYIILSTLQMIPQTKKRSEVIMNAQQARGIETKGGLKVRLRAFIPMLAPLILSSFSGIEERALTLEARAFSAPCKKTHIRTVEKGRFDGLLRVVAALILLAAVAGRCTIWH from the coding sequence ATGGATGTTAAGCGGCGATATTTGAATAAGCTTTATCCCATCACAAAACTTTTGTATCTTCTTCTCTTTTCCATACTGAGCATTATTGTGCCCTCGTGGTGGTATTCCTATATTCTTTTTATCTTTCTTGTGCTTTTTGCTGCGACGGGGGATAGCATCAAGGTGTTCATGAAAAAGATCGCCCGCTCGGTCCTTTTCCTTTTTATTCTTATTTTTGCCCTTCAAACGCTATTTCGGCCGGGGCAATATATTATCTTTCATCTCTGGATTTTTGCGGCAAAGTGGGAGGGCATCTTTTACGCCTTAAATCTCTGCGGTATTCTCCTGGTTATCGCCAGTTCTTTTATCCTTTTTTTTCAGACAACGCAGATGCAGGATTTGATTCTCTCTTTGGAGGCCTCCGGCTTTTCTCATACGGCATCCTATATCATCTTATCGACGCTCCAAATGATTCCCCAAACCAAGAAGCGGTCGGAGGTAATCATGAATGCCCAACAGGCGCGGGGTATCGAGACGAAAGGAGGTTTAAAGGTCCGACTGCGGGCCTTTATTCCGATGCTTGCACCATTGATTTTGAGTTCCTTTTCGGGAATTGAGGAACGGGCCCTTACCCTGGAGGCCAGGGCCTTTTCTGCTCCCTGTAAAAAAACGCACATCCGCACCGTGGAAAAGGGACGGTTCGACGGTCTGCTGAGAGTAGTTGCCGCCCTTATTCTACTTGCCGCTGTTGCCGGGAGGTGTACCATATGGCACTGA
- a CDS encoding energy-coupling factor ABC transporter ATP-binding protein: protein MALIEIDDFSYQYPVSDDFALKNITFSIEQGDFVGVIGPNGSGKTTLCNAIRGFVPSFYKGISFGQILFEGKDLSKISSGELAVRIGYIFQNPFNQISYIKDTVFEELCFGLENLGVEASEIIRRVEAIIDELGIGYLKDKNPFEISGGQQQRVALASILVMDPDVLVIDEPTSQLDPVGTEQVFAIIDLVKQKGKTVILVEHKIDLVAEYADKIIVMDKGRIAFFGPTREILSDERLLDHDTQIPVYARIGHRLRKAGKPVERIPITHEETVVLLRDLMNHK from the coding sequence ATGGCACTGATAGAAATCGATGATTTTAGCTACCAATATCCCGTCAGCGACGACTTTGCTCTGAAAAATATCACCTTCTCCATCGAACAGGGAGACTTCGTGGGTGTCATTGGGCCGAACGGAAGCGGTAAGACCACCTTATGCAATGCAATTCGCGGCTTTGTTCCCAGTTTCTACAAGGGGATCAGCTTCGGCCAAATCCTATTCGAGGGAAAGGATCTTTCAAAGATTTCCTCAGGAGAATTGGCTGTTCGTATCGGGTACATCTTTCAGAATCCCTTCAATCAGATAAGCTATATCAAGGATACGGTTTTTGAAGAGCTCTGCTTCGGGCTGGAAAACCTTGGTGTGGAGGCTTCGGAGATTATCAGGCGGGTCGAGGCCATCATTGACGAACTGGGCATAGGATATCTAAAGGATAAGAATCCCTTCGAGATTTCCGGCGGGCAGCAACAGCGGGTCGCCCTTGCCTCGATTCTTGTTATGGATCCGGATGTGCTGGTCATCGATGAGCCGACGAGTCAGCTTGACCCTGTGGGTACCGAACAGGTCTTTGCCATTATCGATCTGGTCAAGCAGAAGGGAAAAACAGTGATCCTTGTTGAGCACAAGATAGATCTTGTCGCCGAATATGCCGACAAAATCATCGTTATGGATAAAGGACGGATCGCCTTTTTCGGGCCGACCCGGGAAATTCTTTCTGACGAGCGGCTTTTGGACCATGATACCCAGATTCCCGTTTATGCGCGGATAGGCCATCGGCTTCGAAAGGCGGGAAAACCGGTGGAACGGATTCCCATCACCCATGAGGAGACGGTAGTTCTTCTCCGGGATCTTATGAACCACAAATAG
- a CDS encoding glycosyltransferase family 2 protein, producing MDPLVSVIIPVYNRRKLLADAVRSVLMQSFGDLELIVVDDGSDDGTVHSLGPLSSDPRIRLLIPPRSGMAGAVRNRGAAAARGRWLAFLDSDDIWLPEKLSQQFSLLRELGSLGRHPRIIHGREVWLRGDRIISQKGQRHRRDGEIFSDALAKCIIGPSTVMMERRLYRESGGFREDLEIAEDYEFWLRITALEPVAWLSNDCIIKRAGSWPQLSEKYGQIEKFRIQGLLRLVKDSWFAEHRRAGENDGDAALLRQHQAEQTLAKKCRIYAAGCRKRGRLEEALRFEREIVL from the coding sequence ATGGATCCGCTTGTCTCCGTCATTATACCCGTCTATAACCGAAGAAAACTCCTGGCCGATGCGGTTCGTTCTGTTCTGATGCAGAGTTTCGGTGATCTCGAACTCATCGTGGTGGATGACGGTTCCGACGACGGAACGGTCCACTCCCTTGGTCCCCTTTCCTCTGATCCCCGTATCAGGCTTCTTATCCCTCCTCGGAGCGGCATGGCCGGGGCTGTTCGGAATCGTGGTGCCGCCGCTGCAAGAGGGCGATGGCTTGCCTTTCTCGACAGCGATGATATCTGGCTGCCGGAAAAGCTTTCCCAGCAGTTTTCTCTTCTTCGTGAGCTGGGCAGTCTGGGCCGGCACCCCCGAATTATCCATGGCCGTGAGGTGTGGCTAAGAGGCGACCGGATAATAAGCCAGAAAGGGCAGCGCCATCGCAGGGATGGTGAGATCTTCTCCGACGCTCTTGCCAAATGCATCATCGGCCCTTCCACCGTCATGATGGAACGGCGGCTCTACCGTGAAAGCGGAGGCTTTCGCGAAGACCTTGAAATCGCGGAGGATTACGAATTCTGGCTGAGAATTACCGCCCTGGAGCCGGTTGCTTGGCTTTCCAATGACTGCATTATCAAGCGGGCCGGATCCTGGCCCCAGCTTTCGGAAAAGTATGGGCAGATAGAGAAGTTTCGCATCCAAGGCCTGCTTCGCCTTGTAAAGGATTCCTGGTTTGCCGAGCATCGTCGTGCCGGTGAAAACGACGGTGATGCCGCTCTTCTCCGACAGCACCAGGCGGAACAGACCCTGGCGAAAAAATGTCGGATATACGCCGCCGGCTGCCGCAAGCGGGGACGGCTGGAAGAGGCCTTGCGCTTTGAGCGAGAAATAGTCTTATAG
- a CDS encoding restriction endonuclease, with protein MAIPDYETLMLPILKFLSDSKNRKTSEIVQHMIEEFNISPEEAKELIPSGRAKLISNRVGWACTYLRKAGLIESPQRAYNQITQVGLEAFKSKPQKIDTAFLSRYERFQEFKEEHTERSNRKSNNKITIEEKTPEEIIGIQSQLINNSLSRDLLDVISTMEPTNFEQLVVDLLLAMGYGGTVDDAGSAIGQTNDGGIDGVIKEDILGLDTIFIQAKRWKNTVPIKEVRDFAGALLSKKSNKGVFITTSTFPDRAYDFVSTIDRKIILIDGKRLANLMIKFNLGVGTKEVIEIKEIDTDYFTT; from the coding sequence ATGGCAATACCTGATTACGAAACGTTGATGTTACCAATCTTGAAGTTCCTATCGGATTCAAAAAATCGAAAAACAAGTGAAATTGTTCAACACATGATTGAAGAATTTAATATATCTCCAGAAGAAGCAAAAGAGCTGATTCCAAGTGGCCGTGCGAAATTAATCAGTAACCGCGTCGGTTGGGCCTGTACTTATTTACGAAAGGCCGGATTAATTGAATCTCCTCAACGAGCATATAATCAAATCACACAAGTCGGTTTAGAAGCCTTTAAAAGCAAGCCACAAAAAATTGATACTGCTTTTTTATCTCGTTATGAGAGATTTCAAGAATTTAAAGAAGAACATACCGAAAGAAGTAATCGGAAATCAAATAACAAAATTACAATTGAAGAGAAAACACCAGAAGAAATAATCGGCATACAAAGTCAGCTAATAAACAATAGCCTTAGCCGAGATTTATTAGACGTCATATCAACTATGGAGCCAACGAATTTCGAACAACTCGTTGTAGATTTACTTTTAGCCATGGGATATGGCGGAACAGTAGATGATGCAGGGTCTGCAATAGGGCAAACAAATGACGGTGGCATTGATGGAGTAATCAAAGAAGACATTCTAGGATTGGATACGATTTTTATTCAAGCAAAAAGATGGAAAAATACTGTTCCGATAAAAGAAGTAAGAGATTTTGCAGGTGCATTATTATCAAAAAAATCAAACAAGGGTGTATTTATTACAACCAGTACGTTTCCGGATCGTGCATATGATTTCGTTTCGACAATTGATCGAAAAATAATCTTAATTGATGGCAAAAGACTTGCCAATCTCATGATCAAATTCAACCTTGGAGTAGGGACAAAGGAAGTCATAGAGATTAAAGAAATTGATACTGATTACTTCACAACATAA
- a CDS encoding GntR family transcriptional regulator, which translates to MYEGHIPDGMKKKKLPMYISVYNRLCDFIADMEPGAKLPTEEMLIRQFAVSRNTLRQALQLLEEDRLINRRQGSGAYVSRRPFMHSASVNRYSTIETLLDKLDFSWKLACLEISVQNVDELESEILSLPKGSLIHVFDRVYRDAQEKDIVFAHLLDFVPLTTKLEFPRSGRKEEIVRYVEGKGHSSSCIVTAIIAGSLYANIFKVKANTPLLLLQQLVSDEIGTPIFFNKTIINSSVNGLTLRVDRI; encoded by the coding sequence ATGTATGAAGGGCATATCCCCGATGGGATGAAGAAAAAAAAGCTTCCGATGTATATCTCTGTCTACAATCGTCTCTGTGATTTCATTGCCGATATGGAGCCGGGCGCTAAACTTCCGACCGAGGAGATGCTGATCAGGCAGTTTGCCGTTTCCCGTAATACCCTGCGTCAGGCTTTACAGCTGCTCGAAGAAGATCGCCTGATTAACAGACGGCAGGGATCGGGAGCTTATGTTTCGCGACGTCCCTTTATGCACAGTGCAAGCGTCAATCGCTATTCGACCATCGAAACCTTGCTGGATAAGCTTGATTTTTCCTGGAAACTCGCCTGTCTCGAGATTTCCGTCCAGAATGTGGATGAACTGGAAAGTGAGATTCTCTCTCTGCCCAAGGGATCGTTGATTCATGTCTTCGATCGCGTCTACAGGGATGCACAAGAGAAGGATATCGTTTTTGCGCATCTTCTGGATTTTGTTCCTCTGACTACCAAACTAGAGTTTCCGCGTTCGGGTCGCAAAGAAGAGATTGTGCGCTATGTAGAGGGAAAGGGTCATAGCAGCAGCTGTATTGTAACTGCAATAATTGCAGGTTCTCTCTATGCAAATATCTTTAAGGTGAAAGCAAATACCCCCCTTTTGCTTCTGCAGCAATTGGTCAGTGATGAAATCGGTACTCCGATATTTTTTAACAAGACAATTATTAATTCGTCGGTGAACGGACTGACGTTACGGGTCGATCGAATCTGA
- a CDS encoding ECF transporter S component gives MSVKDDFTLMSTLLIPVAIALNVVGGQIAAVLALPIYIDSIGTILAGILAGPWVGLVAGVLSNVINGIFQPNFFPFAVVSGVIGLVSGILSRKHMFTTWWKIIISILCVTLVGVVVGSPIVMYVYGGITGNGSTYLTALMLATGKTLFTSVFTSQVFTEIADKGLSIIVAYIIIKAMSDRILVKYPCGEQFLKHKKTTAVEAPVADDGKDA, from the coding sequence ATGAGTGTGAAAGATGATTTCACCCTGATGAGTACGTTGCTCATTCCCGTGGCAATTGCTCTGAATGTCGTAGGTGGCCAGATTGCGGCGGTCTTGGCCCTTCCGATCTATATCGATTCGATCGGAACCATCCTTGCCGGTATTTTGGCGGGTCCCTGGGTCGGCCTTGTCGCCGGTGTCCTGAGCAATGTTATCAATGGTATCTTTCAGCCGAATTTTTTCCCCTTTGCCGTGGTAAGCGGAGTGATTGGTTTGGTTAGCGGAATCCTTTCAAGAAAGCATATGTTTACCACCTGGTGGAAGATCATCATTTCTATTCTCTGTGTTACCCTTGTAGGTGTGGTTGTGGGGTCCCCCATCGTTATGTATGTCTATGGAGGCATCACCGGTAATGGCAGCACCTACCTCACGGCATTGATGCTGGCAACGGGAAAGACCCTTTTTACTTCGGTATTTACCTCACAGGTTTTCACCGAGATTGCAGATAAGGGCCTTTCGATCATTGTGGCCTACATCATCATAAAGGCAATGAGCGATCGTATCCTTGTCAAATACCCCTGTGGCGAACAGTTCCTTAAACATAAGAAGACTACTGCTGTTGAGGCTCCTGTTGCCGATGACGGAAAGGATGCCTAG